One genomic region from Sander lucioperca isolate FBNREF2018 chromosome 3, SLUC_FBN_1.2, whole genome shotgun sequence encodes:
- the LOC116041206 gene encoding FH1/FH2 domain-containing protein 3-like — protein sequence VQRPCSTLSSDRKFLLDMLYSKTSSPAPLSPTAAAETTDDETTFQPGGDVSGWGLVSERLSDIRARSGEPSGSGESSASRRAELEGLEGSAQAALARLHEEQQSRQLRQQSSIDSEGHGRRLETTQMTPLTPGPGAVAGGDAWEQLAPSAAALRIKDLDFSDLLDDEDIDVLDNMDAFDSSSSPRCCSGIPPPPPPLPGLGPPPPPPLPGLGPPPPPPPPPGAPPPPPPPPGAPPPPPPSAFAQTKKKTVKLFWKELKQSDAPQKCRFGRGTVWASLDKVAVDTSRLEHLFESKAKELVIAKKGPETKKAELLVLDPKRSNAINIGMTVLPAVHVIKTAILNYDEFAISKEGIEKILTMTPTDEEKQKIQEAQLANPDVPLGTAEQFLFSLASISALTPRLQLWAFKLNYEALEKEIAEPLFDLKLGMEQLASNQTFRRILATLLAIGNFLNSSNAKGFELGYLEKVVEVKDTVHRQSLLYHTCSQVLENYPESSDIYSEIPAITRSAKVDFELLAENLVQLEKRCKASWDNLKVVAKHETKAVLKNKMTDFLKDCTQRIIILKVVHRRVINRFHSFLLFLGQPSSSARDVRVTSFCRIISEFSLEYRTTRERVLTLKRKRAAHRERTKTRGKMITETEKFSGAMPHEDCLSPVSMATAASEAEAAQESEHENMKNLLSVEPRGPRRSRAVRSLGRVSPSQMFVAKEEGTNSQDDATDEIMDRLVKSVTQNPSDRPSSPKTRKRSRLNRKSMRRTLKSGLGVDVVQALGLNSKTADKV from the exons GTGGAGATGTGAGCGGGTGGGGTCTTGTGTCGGAGCGTTTGTCCGACATCAGAGCGCGCTCAGGAGAGCCGAGCGGATCCGGTGAGAGCAGCGCCTCCCGCAGGGCGGAGCTGGAAGGACTGGAGGGCTCGGCCCAGGCAGCGCTGGCCCGTCTCCACGAGGAACAGCAG AGCCGTCAGCTCCGTCAGCAGAGCAGCATTGACTCCGAGGGCCACGGCCGCCGCCTGGAGACCACGCAGATGACGCCACTAACGCCGGGCCCCGGGGCCGTTGCCGGGGGCGACGCCTGGGAGCAGCTGGCCCCGAGCGCGGCCGCGCTGCGAATCAAAGACCTGGACTTCTCCGACCTCCTGGACGACGAGGACATCGACGTGTTGGACAACATGGACGCCTTCGATTCTTCATCGTCCCCTCGCTGTTGCTCTGGCATCCCCCCTCCGCCCCCCCCTCTCCCGGGCCTcggcccccctcctcccccccctctcccgGGCCTTggacccccccctcctccccccccgccccctggcgccccccctcctcccccaccaccccctggcgccccccctcctccccctccctcggCGTTCGCTCAGACCAAGAAGAAGACGGTGAAGTTGTTCTGGAAGGAGCTGAAGCAGAGCGACGCGCCCCAAAAATGTCGTTTCGGCCGCGGCACGGTGTGGGCGTCTCTGGATAAGGTTGCCGTGGATACGTCCCGCCTCGAACACCTGTTTGAGTCCAAAGCCAAGGAGCTCGTCATCGCAAAG aaaggACCGGAGACGAAGAAGGCGGAGCTTCTGGTCCTGGACCCGAAGCGGAGCAACGCCATCAACATCGGGATGACCGTGCTGCCGGCCGTGCACGTCATCAAGACCGCCATCCTCAACTACGACGAATTCGCCATCAGCAAGGAGGGCATCGAG AAGATCCTGACCATGACCCCCACAGACGAGGAGAAGCAGAAGATCCAGGAAGCTCAGCTGGCCAATCCCGACGTTCCCCTGGGAACGGCGGAGCAGTTCCTGTTCAGCCTGGCCTCCATCAGCGCCCTGACCCCCCGCCTGCAACTCTGGGCCTTCAAACTCAACTATGAGGCTCTGGagaag gAGATCGCTGAGCCGCTCTTTGACCTGAAGCTGGGCATGGAGCAGCTGGCGTCCAATCAGACGTTCAGGAGAATCCTGGCCACGCTGCTCGCCATCGGAAACTTCCTCAACAGCTCCAAc gctAAGGGTTTTGAACTAGGTTACCTGGAGAAAGTGGTGGAGGTGAAGGACACGGTGCACCGTCAGTCTCTGCTGTACCACACTTGCAGCCAGGTGCTGGAAAATTACCCAGAATCCTCGGACATCTACTCCGAGATCCCCGCCATCACACGCTCCGCCAAA gtggacTTTGAGCTGCTGGCTGAGAACCTGGTGCAGCTGGAGAAACGctgcaaagcatcatgggacaACCTGAAGGTGGTGGCGAAGCACGAGACGAAGGCGGTCCTGAAGAACAAGATGACGGACTTCCTGAAGGACTGCACGCAGCGCATCATCATCCTGAAGGTCGTGCACCGCCGCGTCATCAACAG gTTCCACTCGTTCCTGCTGTTCCTGGGTCAGCCGTCCTCCTCTGCACGGGACGTCCGAGTGACCAGTTTCTGTCGGATCATCAGCGAGTTCTCTCTGGAGTATCGGACTACCAGAGAGCGCGTCCTCACGCTCAAACGCAAACGAGCCGCTCACCGAGAGAGAACCAAGACCAGAGGCAAGATGATCACCGAG ACGGAGAAGTTTTCTGGGGCGATGCCTCACGAGGACTGCCTGTCGCCCGTCTCCATGGCGACGGCGGCGTCGGAGGCGGAGGCGGCCCAGGAGTCGGAGCACGAGAACATGAAGAACCTGCTGAGTGTTGAGCCCCGAGGCCCCAGACGCTCCAGAGCCGTCCGCA GTCTCGGCCGGGTGAGTCCGTCCCAGATGTTCGTAGCCAAAGAAGAAGGGACCAACTCCCAGGACGACGCCACAGACGAGATCATGGACCGACTCGTAAAGTCTGTTACCCAGAATCCCTCTGACCGGCCGTCCAGCCCCAAGACCCGCAAACGCTCGCGACTCAACAGGAAGTCCA TGCGGAGGACTCTGAAGAGCGGGCTCGGCGTGGACGTGGTTCAGGCTCTGGGACTCAACAGCAAGACGGCCGATAAAGTGTGA